The genomic region CCGAAAAAAATGAGGAAATTTTTGAACTGGCAAGGCAAATCAAGGATGATTTTTACGGCAATCGTGTAGTGCTGTTTGCGCCTTTGTATCTGTCCAACTATTGTGTAAACGGATGTGTTTATTGTCCGTACCATAAGAAAAACAGGCATATCCCGAGAAAGAAAATGACCCAGGAGGAGATAAGACGTGAAGTTATCGCGCTTCAGGACATGGGTCACAAGCGTATTGCGATAGAATCAGGAGAAGATCCCGTAAACAACCCTATTGAGTATATACTTGAGAGTATTGACACAATTTACAGCACGAAACACAAAAACGGCTCAATCCGCCGTGTTAATGTAAACATTGCCGCAACGACGGTTGAAAATTACAAAAAGCTCAAAGAGGCAGGGATAGGTACATATGTACTTTTCCAGGAAACTTATAACAAGGAAAGCTATGAAAGGTTGCATCCGACAGGTCCGAAACATGATTACGCCTACCACACCGAAGCAATGGACAGAGCAATGCAGGGCGGCATAGACGACGTAGGTCTCGGAGTGCTGTTCGGGCTGGAAAACTATCGCTATGAATTTGCTGCATTGCTGATGCATGCCGAGCACCTCGAAGCGGTATTCGGAGTGGGGCCGCATACCATCAGCGTACCGAGAGTACGTCCTGCCGATGACATTGATCCGTCGGCATTCGGGAATGCGGTAAGCGATGATATATTTGCCAAAATAGTGGCCTGCATACGCGTATCCGTACCTTATACCGGAATAATCGTGTCAACGCGGGAAAACAAGGAAACAAGGGAACGCCTACTGGGCTTGGGCGTTTCACAGATTAGCGGCGGTTCAAAAACAAGTGTCGGAGGTTATTATAACCCTGAACCAGAAGATGAAGATTCAGCGCAGTTCGAGGTAAATGACAGAAGAACCCTTGATGAAGTAGTCAAATGGCTGATGGAACTCGGGTATGTTCCAAGTTTCTGCACCGCATGCTACAGGGCGGGCAGAACGGGTGACCGCTTCATGAGCCTTTGCAAGAACATGCAGATTCATAATTTCTGCCATCCCAATGCCCTTATGACACTGAAAGAATACCTGGAAGATTATGCAAAGCCTGAAACGAAAGCCGTGGGCGAGGCTCTCATTCAGAAAGAATTGTCAAGAATTCCGAGCGACAGGATAAGAAAGTTCACCGAGGAAAACCTCGTGAAGATTGGCAACGGGCTTCGTGATTTCAGGTTCTAAGGAGGAAAGTTCATGGGATTGAATGATACACCGTCTGCAAACCGCGTCCATATAGGCTTTTTCGGGAAGAGAAACTCAGGTAAGTCCAGTCTTGTTAATGCAGTTACCGGTCAGGAGATTGCCGTTGTTTCCGAGGTAAAGGGCACGACAACCGACCCGGTGTATAAGGCGATGGAACTACTTCCCGTCGGGCCGGTTATGATCATAGATACGCCGGGTATTGATGATGAAGGTACACTGGGAGAGCTTCGCGTGAAGAAAACCCGGCAGGTGCTGAACAAAACGGACGTCGCCGTTCTGGTAATAGATTCGGTCAGCGGAAAATCGCCGGAGGATGAAGAACTGATTAAGCTTTTTGATGAGAAAAACATCAAATATATTATCGCATACAATAAGGCCGATTTGCTGGAAAAAATACCGGATGAAACCGACGATGCGATTCATGTCAGTGCAAAAACGGGATATAATGTTTACAGACTGAAGGAGAAAATAGCCGCTTTGGCCGCGCCGGACGGGCCCGAAAAAAGAATAGTCGGCGATCTTATTGAACCGTCGGATTTTGTTGTGCTGGTTGTGCCGATTGACAAGGCAGCGCCGAAGGGACGGCTGATACTTCCGCAGCAGCAGACCATCCGCGATATTCTGGATTCGGGAGCCACTGCTGTTGTGGCGAAGGAAACCGAGTTTCGCTATACCCTTAAGAACCTTGGCAAAAAGCCGAAGCTTGTCATTACCGACAGTCAGGCGTTTAAGAAAGTGGCGGCTGAGACACCGGAGGATATCTTTCTTACTTCGTTCTCCATCCTTTTTGCCAGGTACAAAGGCTATCTCGATACTGCGGTAAAGGCTGTGAAGGCATTGGATACCCTACAGGACGGCGATACTGTTCTTATTTCCGAAGGCTGCACCCACCACAGGCAGTGTGATGATATAGGAACCGTCAAACTGCCGCGATGGATTAGGGAATATACCAAGAAGGATATAAATTTTGAATTTACGTCGGGTACCGGATTTCCTGACGATCTGTCAAGGTATAAGCTGGTTGTCCACTGTGGCGGCTGCATGCTTAACGAAAGAGAAATACAATTCCGACGGAAGCGTGCCGTGGAACAAAATGTTCCGATAACCAATTACGGTATCCTTATATCATATGTGCATGGGATTCTGCAAAGAAGCATTGCCATTTTCCCTCATCTGTTGGCTGAAATTAAAAGATAACCCGCGTTTCAGCACAGGAATAAAAATAGCCGGTTGCATAATAAGCCGGCTGTTTTTATTTTATAATCGAATGTGTATATAATTGTTCCATAACGAAGTAAAAAAATACATACATAGAGTTAATTAATCTTAAACCGGTCGAATAAAAATGTTAGATGCGCTACTTCTTTACACTGGCAGAGACTTTAAATTATAATTTTTAAAGAATAACTAATATTTGTCGTTAAACCCTGACTTTTCCTGTATACTATATCTCGCTTCACGACGCGGCTTCGCTGGTTCACTTGAACGACTATTACTTTGCGCATTTTTTCAAAAAACATACCGGTTTGTCATTTGGCAAATATTTAGCAAAAATACGCCTTGAAAAAGCAAAAAGGATGATATTAACAACGAACAAACCGCTGACGGAGATTGCCATAGATTGCGGATTCTGCAACGTTAAAATGCTGTACAGGGTGTTCAAAAATGCCGAAGGGTGTTCTCCCCTCTGAATACAGACAAAGCAAAATGAGGGAACAAAAAAGCAATTTAAGCAACGAAAAGCTGAACGTAAAATCATATAATAACAACAGAAGGGAAATACAATATACACAGTATATAGCTGCAATAGACGACAGGGCGGTACTGAATGAGCCGTATAATGGTTCTCTGTACGGCAGTGGAATTAAAGATATTAATGTCACCGAAAACATCGGACAGTCTGTAAAAGTTTCATTCAATTCAGATAAGCATGGAAAGCCATTCGTACATTACTGGAAAAAGTTAATCTGTGCACCGTCAAATATGCTGTTGCCGGCAACCCTTGCAGGTCATGGGCCTGACGTGGCAATGCAGGTAAGTGAGGACATTCCCGTTAATTACGGTATGAGAAAAGCGGTAATGGATTTATCGCAATTTGAGGATTTTGAAGAAGTAGCCGCCCGATTTCATGAAAGTGCACTGCTGCCTTACAGGTATGAAGGGGGGGGTATATGGTCTGCCCGAGCAGCAGATCTTTCCGGTATTGTTTTACAGAAAGGATATTCTGGATGAACTCAGGCTTGAACCTCCCAAAACATGGGATGACGTTTATTACATAATTGCCGTGCTGAAAAAGAAAAATCTGGATTTTTATCTGCCTGTGTCTTCCAATAACGTAATCGATATATCTGCCTATGCCATGCTGTTGTATCAGAATAACGGCGAATTTTATACAGACGGCGGAAAGAGGAGTGCCTTTGATTCCGAAATTGCCATTGATGTATTCAGACGATGGACCCAGTTTTATACAAACTATAAGTTACCGTTGCAGGCTGACTTTATCAACCGGTTCAGAACGGGTGAAATTCCAGTAGGAATAGCACCGTACACTACATACAATACGTTGGTGGTATCCGCGCCGGAAATTAAAGGACTGTGGGATTTCACAGTCGTTCCGGGAACAATACAGAATGACGGAACCCTAAGACACGATGTAGCCAGTACCACGACTGCCGTAATAATATTGAAAAATGCAAAGGACAAAGAAGCGGCATGGAAATTTATAAAGTGGTGGACTGATAAGGAAACGCAGGTCCGTTTCGGCAGGGAGATGGAGGCTTTGATGGGTGAAGCGGCACGTTATCCTACGGCGAATATTGAGGCGCTGGAGGAACTGCCGTGGCCTTTAAATGATTACCGGAATCTGGCGGAACAGTGGAAATGGGTAAGAGGCTATCCCCAGGTTCCCGGCGGTTATTTCACCGGAAGGCATCTTGAAAATGCTTTCAGAAAGGTGGTAAACAATGGTGAAAATTACAGGGAAGCCCTTCTTGACCATGTCATTTATATTAATGATGAAATCAGGGTTAAACGGCAGGAATTTAATTTACCCTATTAAAAGAAAGGAGTGAGAGATTTGCAGAAAAGAATCGACAGAACGCGGACTTATCTCCCCCAAAAAGTTAAAAAATACTTTCAGTGGCCGGATGTAAAGAAAGAAATATACAAAAACAGGTATTATTATGTATTGATGGCTCCGTATATGATTATCTTTTTCACATTTGTTGTGCTGCCCGTAATAGCTTCGATAGGGATTAGCTTCACTTACTTCAACATGCTGGAGCTTCCCCGTTTTATCGGATGGCAGAATTATTCCCGTTTGTTCCTGAACGATGATATTTTTCTGATAGCACTGAGGAATACTTTTTATTTTGCTATTATTACAGGACCTGTGAGTTATTTTGCATGTTTCATATTTGCATGGATAATTAATGAGCTGCCTCCGAAACTCCGCGCGTTTATGACCCTTGTATTTTATGCCCCTTCTATATCGGGTAATGTGTACTACATATGGCAGATTATATTTTCAGGGGACAGGTATGGTTTTATAAACGGCTTGCTGATCAGGTTGGGTATAATTCTTGAACCTGTACAGTGGCTCAAAGACGAAAGATATATTATGACAGTGCTGATTGTCGTTCAGCTTTGGATGAGCCTCGGAACCAGTTTCCTCGCCTTTATAGCCGGTTTGCAGTCGCTTGACAGATCATTGATTGAAGCCGGAGCGGTGGACGGCATAAAAAACAGATTGCAGGAACTGTGGTATATTGTATTGCCGTCAATGAGACCGCAGCTTTTGTTCGGTGCCGTAATGCAAATCACCAATTCCCTGGCTGTTGCAGATATTTCGGTGGCATTGGCGGGATTTCCGAGTGTTAATTACGCCGGTCATACTGTTGTAACACACCTTATGGACTATGGAACAATAAGGTTCGAAATGGGATATGCATCAGCTATAGCAACTGTTTTGTTTGTTATTATGCTCGGCACCAATCTTTTAACACAAAAAATGATTAGAAAGATAGGTGGATGAATAATGTCCAGAAGGAGAATATCTGGGTTTTACCGTCAAAAAAAGCTGAACCGTTCATTTGCCGCAACGCTTGTGCTGTTTTTACTGCTCTCCCTGTTTGGCGCATTTATGGCCTTACCGCTTGTATATACAATAAACAATGCTTTTAAGCCTTTGCTATATAGGAGCTAACAGAGTAAAGGTTAATCCCATTGAATATCTGTGGAAAATTTTGTCCACAAAGGAACAGCGGAGCCGGATGGTTCAGTTTGTTCCGACCGAATTTACAAACATGGACATTGATGAGGATGGTTTTATATATGCAGTGAGTGCAGACAACAACAATGAAGATGTAAAAAGACTTAACGCCCAGGGAATAGATATTTTGCGAAGAGACGGGTATGTACCTCCTGGAGGTGATTTCCGTTATACTTCGGAAGCTGGGCCGCCCAGGCTAACTGATATTGATGTTACAGACTGCGAAATTTATTCGGTACTGGATGCAAAAAGAGGGCGTATATTTACGTACAATGGCGATGGCTACCTGCTCTACGTATTCGGCGGTCTCGGAAACAGGGTTGGGGAATTTGACACTCCAGTGGCGATAGAGCGAATAAATGA from Thermoclostridium stercorarium subsp. stercorarium DSM 8532 harbors:
- the hydG gene encoding [FeFe] hydrogenase H-cluster radical SAM maturase HydG, which encodes MYDPKSPKAEEFISHEEVLATLEYADKNKNNTGLIDEIIAKAKLRKGLSHREASVLLACEIPEKNEEIFELARQIKDDFYGNRVVLFAPLYLSNYCVNGCVYCPYHKKNRHIPRKKMTQEEIRREVIALQDMGHKRIAIESGEDPVNNPIEYILESIDTIYSTKHKNGSIRRVNVNIAATTVENYKKLKEAGIGTYVLFQETYNKESYERLHPTGPKHDYAYHTEAMDRAMQGGIDDVGLGVLFGLENYRYEFAALLMHAEHLEAVFGVGPHTISVPRVRPADDIDPSAFGNAVSDDIFAKIVACIRVSVPYTGIIVSTRENKETRERLLGLGVSQISGGSKTSVGGYYNPEPEDEDSAQFEVNDRRTLDEVVKWLMELGYVPSFCTACYRAGRTGDRFMSLCKNMQIHNFCHPNALMTLKEYLEDYAKPETKAVGEALIQKELSRIPSDRIRKFTEENLVKIGNGLRDFRF
- the hydF gene encoding [FeFe] hydrogenase H-cluster maturation GTPase HydF, whose product is MGLNDTPSANRVHIGFFGKRNSGKSSLVNAVTGQEIAVVSEVKGTTTDPVYKAMELLPVGPVMIIDTPGIDDEGTLGELRVKKTRQVLNKTDVAVLVIDSVSGKSPEDEELIKLFDEKNIKYIIAYNKADLLEKIPDETDDAIHVSAKTGYNVYRLKEKIAALAAPDGPEKRIVGDLIEPSDFVVLVVPIDKAAPKGRLILPQQQTIRDILDSGATAVVAKETEFRYTLKNLGKKPKLVITDSQAFKKVAAETPEDIFLTSFSILFARYKGYLDTAVKAVKALDTLQDGDTVLISEGCTHHRQCDDIGTVKLPRWIREYTKKDINFEFTSGTGFPDDLSRYKLVVHCGGCMLNEREIQFRRKRAVEQNVPITNYGILISYVHGILQRSIAIFPHLLAEIKR
- a CDS encoding helix-turn-helix transcriptional regulator, whose amino-acid sequence is MSFGKYLAKIRLEKAKRMILTTNKPLTEIAIDCGFCNVKMLYRVFKNAEGCSPL
- a CDS encoding ABC transporter substrate-binding protein; translated protein: MKGGVYGLPEQQIFPVLFYRKDILDELRLEPPKTWDDVYYIIAVLKKKNLDFYLPVSSNNVIDISAYAMLLYQNNGEFYTDGGKRSAFDSEIAIDVFRRWTQFYTNYKLPLQADFINRFRTGEIPVGIAPYTTYNTLVVSAPEIKGLWDFTVVPGTIQNDGTLRHDVASTTTAVIILKNAKDKEAAWKFIKWWTDKETQVRFGREMEALMGEAARYPTANIEALEELPWPLNDYRNLAEQWKWVRGYPQVPGGYFTGRHLENAFRKVVNNGENYREALLDHVIYINDEIRVKRQEFNLPY
- a CDS encoding sugar ABC transporter permease, which gives rise to MRDLQKRIDRTRTYLPQKVKKYFQWPDVKKEIYKNRYYYVLMAPYMIIFFTFVVLPVIASIGISFTYFNMLELPRFIGWQNYSRLFLNDDIFLIALRNTFYFAIITGPVSYFACFIFAWIINELPPKLRAFMTLVFYAPSISGNVYYIWQIIFSGDRYGFINGLLIRLGIILEPVQWLKDERYIMTVLIVVQLWMSLGTSFLAFIAGLQSLDRSLIEAGAVDGIKNRLQELWYIVLPSMRPQLLFGAVMQITNSLAVADISVALAGFPSVNYAGHTVVTHLMDYGTIRFEMGYASAIATVLFVIMLGTNLLTQKMIRKIGG